One Prunus dulcis chromosome 7, ALMONDv2, whole genome shotgun sequence DNA segment encodes these proteins:
- the LOC117634732 gene encoding auxin-responsive protein SAUR76, whose amino-acid sequence MAKGGKLTKLKSVLKKWNSFSKQNSRPSLNSVVSPDDDFSSSPAVISAELRPVYVGKSRRRYLVNSDVVDHPLFKELADRSGDSDDHTINVACEVVLFEHLLWMLENADPQPESMDELVEFYACC is encoded by the coding sequence ATGGCCAAAGGTGGGAAGCTAACAAAGCTCAAGTCAGTCCTCAAGAAGTGGAACTCATTCAGCAAGCAGAACAGCCGCCCAAGCCTCAACTCCGTAGTCTCCCCCGACGACGACTTCTCCTCATCCCCCGCCGTTATCTCAGCCGAGCTCCGCCCGGTCTACGTGGGCAAGTCTCGACGACGCTACCTCGTAAACTCCGACGTCGTAGACCACCCGCTTTTCAAGGAGCTGGCAGACAGGTCCGGGGACTCAGACGACCACACAATCAATGTCGCATGCGAGGTGGTGCTGTTCGAGCACTTGCTTTGGATGCTCGAGAATGCCGATCCTCAGCCCGAGTCAATGGACGAGTTGGTCGAGTTCTATGCCTGCTGCTGA